A portion of the Longimicrobium sp. genome contains these proteins:
- a CDS encoding HAMP domain-containing sensor histidine kinase, translated as MLLQAAQGAPSGAPTKVLFIVGILVILSVVVFTTAVIITLLRRSDRRRAEEEKLAAIGTATARILHQIKNPLQTIVLHADILQDERIVSEQHQRREVCEAIVGESQRLVAMLDELSVYASGSRRTLNRRPVRLDDLVRQVADVEARESAETGLAVDSRRIGEATVNGDAYYLRQVFENLVRNAREAMEGQEKPPRVEVSVERLAGNAEVRVTDNGPGIAPDDLQRIFQPFVSTKGKGMGLGLAICREIVEGHGGRMDVDSTPGEGTTFLVTLPLHSESPALTAA; from the coding sequence ATGCTGCTCCAAGCCGCGCAGGGGGCTCCCTCCGGCGCCCCCACGAAGGTGCTGTTCATCGTGGGGATCCTGGTGATCCTGAGCGTCGTGGTGTTCACCACGGCGGTCATCATCACGCTCCTCCGGCGCAGCGACCGCCGCCGCGCGGAAGAGGAGAAGCTGGCCGCCATCGGCACCGCCACCGCGCGCATCCTGCACCAGATCAAGAACCCGCTGCAGACCATCGTCCTGCACGCCGACATCCTGCAGGACGAGCGCATCGTGAGCGAGCAGCACCAGCGCCGCGAGGTGTGCGAGGCCATCGTGGGCGAGAGCCAGCGCCTGGTGGCCATGCTGGACGAGCTGTCGGTGTACGCCAGCGGCTCGCGGCGCACGCTGAACCGCCGGCCGGTGCGGCTGGACGACCTGGTGCGGCAGGTGGCCGACGTGGAGGCGCGCGAGAGCGCCGAGACCGGACTGGCGGTGGACTCGCGCCGCATCGGCGAGGCCACGGTGAACGGCGACGCGTACTACCTGCGCCAGGTGTTCGAGAACCTGGTGCGGAACGCCCGCGAGGCCATGGAGGGGCAGGAGAAGCCGCCGCGCGTGGAGGTCTCGGTGGAGCGGCTGGCGGGGAACGCCGAGGTGCGCGTGACCGACAACGGCCCGGGCATCGCCCCGGACGACCTGCAGCGCATCTTCCAGCCCTTCGTCTCCACCAAGGGAAAGGGGATGGGGCTGGGGCTGGCCATCTGCCGCGAGATCGTGGAGGGGCACGGCGGGCGGATGGACGTGGACTCCACCCCCGGCGAGGGCACCACCTTCCTCGTCACCCTCCCGCTGCACAGCGAATCGCCCGCGCTCACCGCCGCGTAG
- a CDS encoding dihydrodipicolinate synthase family protein, which yields MDLRGVFAPATTPFDPVTGDADVVSMRANLRRWLEAPLAGVVLFGSTGEGPLLDEDEKARLTAASRDVIDGGRLLLAGTGAESTRATIRVTQSVAEAGADAVLVQPPAYFRPAMTPEALRDHYTAVADASPIPVILYQVPPRFSTVELPAGLVGELARHPNIMGIKDSHGDLKATATLVDACGANAQVLAGSGAVLYGALEAGAVGGILAIALLAPHECAALCRAFAEERFAEAGRLQERLAPLHRAVVAELGNAGIKAALDELGMHGGAPRSPVKPLRAKELPKVREALAAAGLAGAVAA from the coding sequence ATGGACCTGCGAGGAGTTTTCGCGCCCGCCACCACCCCGTTCGACCCCGTCACCGGCGACGCGGACGTGGTCTCGATGCGCGCCAACCTGCGCCGCTGGCTGGAGGCGCCGCTGGCCGGCGTGGTGCTGTTCGGCTCCACCGGCGAGGGGCCGCTGCTGGACGAGGACGAGAAGGCGCGCCTGACCGCCGCCAGCCGCGACGTGATCGACGGCGGGCGCCTGCTGCTGGCCGGCACCGGCGCCGAATCCACCCGCGCCACCATCCGCGTCACGCAGTCCGTGGCCGAGGCGGGGGCCGACGCGGTGCTGGTGCAGCCGCCCGCGTACTTCCGCCCGGCGATGACGCCCGAGGCGCTGCGCGACCACTACACCGCGGTCGCGGACGCGTCGCCCATCCCCGTCATCCTGTACCAGGTGCCGCCGCGCTTCAGCACGGTGGAGCTTCCCGCGGGGCTGGTGGGCGAGCTGGCGCGGCATCCCAACATCATGGGCATCAAGGACTCGCACGGCGACCTGAAGGCGACGGCGACGCTCGTCGACGCGTGCGGCGCGAACGCGCAGGTGCTGGCGGGGAGCGGCGCGGTGCTGTACGGCGCGCTGGAGGCGGGCGCCGTCGGCGGCATCCTGGCAATCGCGCTGCTGGCGCCGCACGAGTGCGCCGCGCTCTGCCGCGCCTTCGCCGAGGAGCGCTTCGCGGAGGCGGGGCGGCTGCAGGAGCGGCTGGCGCCGCTGCACCGCGCGGTCGTGGCCGAGCTGGGGAACGCGGGGATCAAGGCCGCGCTGGACGAGCTGGGGATGCACGGCGGCGCGCCGCGCTCCCCGGTGAAGCCGCTCCGCGCGAAGGAGCTGCCGAAGGTGCGCGAGGCGCTGGCCGCCGCCGGGCTGGCGGGCGCCGTGGCCGCGTGA
- a CDS encoding enoyl-CoA hydratase-related protein, which produces MPEYSNLTLEVQDRIAVLSVNRPDKLNALNEQTIRELGQAFEEIAGRDDVGGVILTGVGEKAFVAGADIAELSKMGPVDGIEVSRLGQQVFRRIELSRKPVIAAVNGFALGGGCELALACHLRIASENAQFGLPEVKLGIIPGYGGTLRLPRIVGKGRALELMLTAQFIKADEAYRIGLANRVVPQAELMDTARKTLSTILANGPIAVGLAIECATRGMEMSVDDGLALESNLFGLLAATSDMREGMQAFLEKRKAEFTGR; this is translated from the coding sequence ATGCCCGAATACAGCAACCTGACGCTCGAGGTGCAGGACCGGATCGCCGTGCTGTCGGTGAACCGGCCGGACAAGCTGAACGCGCTGAACGAGCAGACCATCCGCGAGCTGGGCCAGGCGTTCGAGGAGATCGCCGGGCGCGACGACGTGGGCGGCGTGATCCTGACCGGCGTGGGCGAGAAGGCGTTCGTGGCCGGCGCCGACATCGCCGAGCTGTCGAAGATGGGCCCGGTGGACGGGATCGAGGTGAGCCGGCTGGGGCAGCAGGTGTTCCGCCGCATCGAGCTGTCGCGCAAGCCGGTGATCGCCGCGGTGAACGGGTTCGCGCTGGGCGGCGGGTGCGAGCTGGCGCTGGCCTGCCACCTCCGCATCGCCAGCGAGAACGCGCAGTTCGGCCTCCCCGAAGTGAAGCTCGGCATCATCCCCGGCTACGGTGGCACCCTGCGCCTGCCGCGCATCGTGGGGAAGGGGCGCGCGCTGGAGCTGATGCTGACCGCGCAGTTCATCAAGGCCGACGAGGCGTACCGCATCGGCCTGGCGAACAGGGTCGTCCCGCAGGCGGAACTGATGGATACCGCGCGGAAGACGCTCTCCACCATCCTCGCCAACGGCCCCATCGCCGTGGGGCTGGCGATCGAGTGCGCCACGCGGGGGATGGAGATGTCGGTGGACGACGGGCTGGCGCTGGAGAGCAACCTCTTCGGCCTGCTGGCGGCGACCAGCGACATGCGCGAGGGGATGCAGGCGTTCCTGGAGAAGCGGAAGGCGGAGTTCACCGGCCGCTGA
- a CDS encoding methylated-DNA--[protein]-cysteine S-methyltransferase: MKPRLQPSRAVHRLLLPSPVGPLMVEHDGAAVTAIHYWPQGAHPPAGTRVEPTRDDALGWRIAEQLREYFAGTRRDFDLPLAPKGTEFRERVWSALRAIPFGETRTYRDIAAQVGQPKGMQAIGQANRHNPIPIVIPCHRVVAVDGIGGYSGADGEGKELDTKRWLLRHEGVETEVLSPESQVLSGTDADDVILRLPLGT; this comes from the coding sequence ATGAAGCCGCGCCTCCAGCCGTCCCGCGCCGTCCATCGCCTTCTCCTGCCGTCGCCCGTGGGGCCGCTGATGGTGGAGCACGACGGCGCGGCGGTGACGGCGATCCACTACTGGCCGCAAGGCGCGCATCCCCCGGCGGGGACGCGGGTCGAGCCGACGCGCGACGACGCGCTGGGGTGGCGCATCGCCGAGCAGCTGCGCGAGTACTTCGCCGGCACGCGGCGCGATTTCGACCTGCCGCTCGCGCCGAAGGGAACCGAGTTCCGGGAGCGTGTCTGGAGCGCGCTCCGGGCGATTCCCTTCGGTGAGACACGAACCTACCGTGACATCGCCGCCCAGGTCGGCCAGCCGAAGGGGATGCAGGCCATCGGGCAGGCAAACCGCCACAATCCCATCCCCATCGTCATCCCTTGCCATCGCGTGGTCGCCGTCGACGGCATCGGCGGGTACTCGGGAGCGGACGGGGAGGGGAAGGAGCTGGATACGAAGCGGTGGCTGCTGCGGCATGAAGGAGTGGAAACCGAAGTCCTGAGTCCTGAGTCCCAGGTCCTAAGTGGAACGGATGCGGACGACGTCATCCTGCGTCTTCCACTTGGGACTTAG
- the recF gene encoding DNA replication/repair protein RecF (All proteins in this family for which functions are known are DNA-binding proteins that assist the filamentation of RecA onto DNA for the initiation of recombination or recombinational repair.): MYLSRLHLRNWRNFSEQVVEIPPEGVAIIGDNGQGKTNLLEAVYYLEIFRSFRGAPDEQLVRFGEEVFRVEGTLRDPGGTDRTIAAAFERRRRKKKVTVNGAEPERLGDALGLVGAVIFSPSDVELVAGGPGERRRFLDIVLSLAEPGYLPALQRYRHALFQRNTLLRQNAQRALVQAFDDSLVAAGSRVLAARARWVAERAAGFAEHYARVAGGQPGFVSFVPSVDLPEATPPADDVARAFRDQLERVADREAARGMTLAGPHRDDLRFTTTGGDGQALDLRTYGSGGQQRTAAIALRMVEAETIRATRGRESVILLDDVFAELDPGRSRRIIEWIDQSGSGQVILTSPKETDVQIHGGGLPRWTIRDGVVTPLS; encoded by the coding sequence GTGTATCTCTCCCGCCTCCACCTCCGGAACTGGCGCAACTTCTCCGAGCAGGTGGTGGAGATCCCGCCCGAGGGCGTGGCCATCATCGGCGACAACGGGCAGGGGAAGACGAACCTGCTCGAGGCCGTCTACTACCTGGAGATCTTCCGCTCCTTCCGCGGCGCGCCCGACGAGCAGCTGGTGCGCTTCGGCGAGGAGGTGTTCCGCGTGGAGGGCACGCTGCGCGACCCCGGCGGCACCGACCGCACCATCGCCGCGGCGTTCGAGCGGCGGCGGCGGAAGAAGAAGGTGACGGTGAACGGCGCCGAGCCCGAGCGGCTGGGCGACGCGCTGGGCCTGGTCGGCGCGGTCATCTTCTCGCCCTCGGATGTTGAGCTCGTCGCCGGCGGGCCGGGGGAGCGACGGCGCTTCCTGGACATCGTCCTTTCGCTCGCGGAGCCCGGGTATCTCCCGGCGCTGCAGCGCTATCGCCATGCGCTCTTCCAGCGCAACACCCTGCTGCGGCAGAACGCGCAGCGCGCGCTGGTGCAGGCGTTCGACGACTCGCTCGTCGCCGCCGGGAGCCGCGTGCTGGCGGCGCGGGCGCGGTGGGTGGCGGAGCGCGCGGCCGGCTTCGCCGAGCACTACGCGCGGGTGGCGGGCGGGCAGCCGGGCTTCGTCTCCTTCGTCCCCTCCGTCGACCTCCCCGAGGCCACCCCGCCGGCCGATGACGTCGCGCGCGCCTTCCGCGACCAGCTGGAGCGCGTGGCCGACCGCGAGGCGGCGCGGGGGATGACGCTGGCCGGACCGCACCGCGACGACCTGCGCTTCACCACCACCGGCGGCGACGGGCAGGCGCTGGACCTGCGCACCTACGGCTCGGGCGGGCAGCAGCGCACGGCCGCCATCGCGCTGCGGATGGTGGAGGCCGAGACGATCCGCGCCACCCGCGGCCGCGAAAGCGTGATCCTGCTGGACGACGTGTTCGCGGAGCTGGACCCCGGGCGCTCGCGGCGCATCATCGAGTGGATCGACCAGTCCGGCTCGGGGCAGGTGATCCTGACCTCGCCCAAGGAGACGGACGTGCAGATCCACGGCGGCGGGCTGCCGCGCTGGACCATCCGCGACGGCGTGGTGACGCCGCTCTCTTAA
- a CDS encoding nuclear transport factor 2 family protein, translating into MTSSTVDTVHAWITAVNAGDADAAVVVTSPDVAIVGPRGTARGHAVLRAWLAHAGATFATRAVYVHGDCVVVAQHGVWRDAETGAVKGEADVATRFRVEAGRVAEMERYGDLPAALAAAGLSEADAAGDGGS; encoded by the coding sequence ATGACGTCTTCAACCGTCGATACGGTGCACGCGTGGATCACCGCCGTGAACGCGGGCGATGCCGACGCCGCGGTGGTGGTGACCTCTCCCGACGTGGCGATCGTCGGGCCGCGGGGGACGGCGCGGGGGCACGCCGTGCTGCGCGCCTGGCTGGCCCACGCCGGCGCCACCTTCGCCACCCGCGCGGTGTACGTCCACGGCGACTGCGTCGTCGTCGCGCAGCACGGCGTGTGGCGCGACGCGGAGACGGGCGCGGTGAAGGGCGAGGCGGACGTCGCCACCCGCTTCCGCGTCGAAGCGGGCAGGGTGGCGGAGATGGAGCGCTACGGCGATCTTCCGGCGGCGCTCGCGGCGGCCGGATTGTCCGAGGCCGATGCGGCCGGCGACGGCGGGTCGTGA
- a CDS encoding copper resistance CopC family protein yields MRRISMFVAAAVIAAGAVAARPLATRAEAEAAFHLRLVRSTPAEDAALPPGPCHIELWFTEAPELRVTSLHLTGANGRQVPLTALSAHHPRGENPSVAANTRGRLTPGRYALAWRTMAHDGHVMRGTINFTVAAR; encoded by the coding sequence GTGCGAAGGATCTCGATGTTCGTGGCGGCGGCGGTGATCGCGGCGGGCGCCGTGGCGGCGCGTCCGCTGGCGACGCGCGCCGAGGCCGAGGCGGCGTTCCACCTGCGGCTGGTGCGGTCCACCCCGGCCGAGGACGCGGCGCTGCCCCCCGGGCCGTGCCACATCGAGCTGTGGTTCACCGAGGCGCCGGAGCTGCGCGTCACCTCGCTGCACCTCACCGGCGCCAACGGCCGGCAGGTACCGCTGACCGCGCTCAGCGCCCACCATCCGCGCGGCGAGAACCCGTCGGTGGCGGCGAACACGCGCGGGCGCCTGACGCCCGGCCGCTACGCGCTGGCCTGGCGCACCATGGCCCACGACGGCCACGTGATGCGCGGCACGATCAACTTCACCGTCGCGGCGCGGTAG
- the cax gene encoding calcium/proton exchanger, translating to MIKRLFGGNWLNTLLVFVPVAFVAEYALHAHPVLIFILSCLAVIPLAGMMGHATEALAEQMGEGVGGLLNATFGNAAELIIAIIALRAGYFDLVKASITGSIIGNILLVFGLSTLAGGLRFQTQKFNATAAAAGTTLLVLSAVGLLVPAVFHAIVGNTAIKQEHNLSLEIAIVLIVTYALSLVFTLKTHRHLYVGDIGKEDFEPEDHHPPPMWRPVLTLLLATVGIAFMAEFLVGAAAETAESLGWSEVFVGVIVVAIIGNAAEHSTAVIMALKNKMDIAINIAVGSSIQVALFVAPVLVLLSYALAPRPMDLIFTRLEVMAIAVSVLIMGYVAADGESHWMEGVQLLAVYTILGIAFFFLPVPH from the coding sequence GTGATCAAGCGCCTGTTCGGCGGCAACTGGCTGAACACCCTGCTGGTGTTCGTGCCGGTGGCGTTCGTGGCGGAGTACGCGCTGCACGCGCACCCCGTGCTCATCTTCATCCTGTCGTGCCTGGCCGTGATCCCGCTGGCCGGGATGATGGGCCACGCCACCGAGGCGCTGGCGGAGCAGATGGGCGAAGGCGTGGGCGGCCTGCTGAACGCCACCTTCGGCAACGCGGCCGAGCTCATCATCGCCATCATCGCGCTGCGGGCCGGGTACTTCGACCTGGTGAAGGCGTCGATCACCGGCTCCATCATCGGCAACATCCTGCTGGTCTTCGGGCTCAGCACCCTGGCCGGCGGCCTCCGCTTCCAGACGCAGAAGTTCAACGCCACCGCGGCGGCGGCGGGAACCACGCTCCTCGTCCTCTCCGCGGTCGGCCTGCTCGTTCCCGCCGTGTTCCACGCGATCGTGGGGAACACCGCGATCAAGCAGGAGCACAACCTCAGCCTGGAGATCGCGATCGTCCTCATCGTCACCTACGCGCTGTCGCTGGTCTTCACGCTGAAGACGCACCGGCACCTGTACGTGGGCGACATCGGGAAGGAGGACTTCGAGCCGGAAGACCACCACCCGCCGCCGATGTGGCGCCCCGTGCTGACGCTGCTGCTGGCGACGGTGGGGATCGCGTTCATGGCCGAGTTCCTGGTGGGCGCCGCGGCGGAGACGGCCGAGTCGCTGGGGTGGAGCGAGGTGTTCGTGGGCGTCATCGTCGTGGCCATCATCGGCAACGCGGCCGAGCACTCGACCGCGGTGATCATGGCGCTGAAGAACAAGATGGACATCGCCATCAACATCGCGGTGGGCTCGTCGATCCAGGTGGCGCTCTTCGTGGCCCCCGTGCTCGTCCTGCTGAGCTACGCGCTGGCCCCGCGCCCGATGGACCTGATCTTCACGCGGCTGGAGGTGATGGCGATCGCCGTCTCGGTGCTGATCATGGGGTACGTGGCCGCGGACGGCGAAAGCCACTGGATGGAGGGGGTGCAGCTGCTGGCGGTGTACACCATCCTCGGCATCGCCTTCTTCTTCCTCCCCGTCCCGCATTGA
- a CDS encoding DUF4331 family protein gives MRIPRFRRARLAVPVLAAVCAGVLAVRQGWGSDHQDTPEVELSPRLDINDVYAFPGSDETRIVLVMTTQSPITPAGTAAARFDANALYQIKIDNTGDAVEDLVLQFQFDDLGGGAQRVALFGPVAPATTGKFNRVAKATPDLLGNINTVLTTGAGNTLVQLFAGPRDDPFYIDLDQFFRIIPDRRPSRGPLSQIGPAPEASAFRPKCTGGVPNPGQAQFDQTHGCAADFLRTFNGMAIVVELPEALIKGAGNNVGIWATVSR, from the coding sequence ATGAGGATCCCACGGTTCCGGCGGGCCCGGCTCGCGGTGCCCGTGCTCGCGGCGGTGTGCGCCGGGGTGCTGGCGGTGCGCCAGGGGTGGGGCTCGGACCACCAGGACACCCCCGAGGTGGAGCTCAGCCCGCGGCTGGACATCAACGACGTGTACGCCTTCCCCGGCTCGGACGAGACCCGGATCGTGCTGGTGATGACCACGCAGTCGCCCATCACCCCGGCGGGGACGGCGGCGGCGCGCTTCGACGCCAACGCGCTGTACCAGATCAAGATCGACAACACCGGCGACGCCGTGGAAGACCTGGTGCTGCAGTTCCAGTTCGACGACCTGGGCGGCGGCGCCCAGCGGGTGGCGCTGTTCGGCCCCGTGGCGCCTGCCACCACCGGCAAGTTCAATCGCGTCGCGAAGGCCACGCCCGACCTGCTGGGGAACATCAACACCGTGCTGACCACCGGCGCGGGGAACACCCTGGTCCAGCTCTTCGCCGGGCCGCGCGACGACCCGTTCTACATCGACCTCGACCAGTTCTTCCGCATCATCCCCGACCGGCGCCCCTCGCGCGGGCCGCTGTCGCAGATCGGGCCCGCGCCCGAGGCCAGCGCCTTCCGCCCGAAGTGCACCGGCGGCGTGCCCAACCCGGGGCAGGCGCAGTTCGACCAGACGCACGGGTGCGCGGCGGACTTCCTCCGCACCTTCAACGGCATGGCCATCGTGGTGGAGCTGCCGGAGGCGCTGATCAAGGGCGCCGGGAACAACGTGGGAATCTGGGCCACCGTGAGCCGCTGA
- a CDS encoding DUF4331 family protein — MRMIHAALPAIAAAAIAAACTGDATRSIVEVQKPDTVTVHDTIRIGNTSVTFDQMERLGNPLVSEVFVEKREHGHFNASQPGEDVAQFRDDIARFITGVAGRDPAYANAVAAALTPDMLVVRTDKVGGGPYGPNVGWLTYVLDPANGYGGRKLQGDDVVDKGLAVIFGNALGNNNNVSPGLVTDNVDANDHAHGAAFPYLAPPN, encoded by the coding sequence ATGAGGATGATCCATGCGGCCCTGCCGGCGATCGCCGCGGCCGCGATTGCCGCCGCCTGCACCGGCGACGCCACCCGCAGCATCGTGGAGGTACAGAAGCCCGACACGGTGACCGTGCACGACACCATCCGCATCGGCAACACCAGCGTGACCTTCGACCAGATGGAGCGGCTGGGCAACCCGCTGGTGAGCGAGGTGTTCGTGGAGAAGCGCGAGCACGGCCACTTCAACGCCAGCCAGCCCGGCGAGGACGTGGCGCAGTTCCGCGACGACATCGCCCGCTTCATCACCGGCGTGGCCGGGCGCGACCCGGCCTACGCCAACGCGGTGGCCGCGGCGCTCACGCCCGACATGCTCGTCGTCCGCACCGACAAGGTGGGCGGCGGGCCGTACGGGCCCAACGTGGGGTGGCTGACCTACGTGCTGGACCCGGCCAACGGCTACGGCGGCCGCAAGCTCCAGGGCGACGACGTGGTGGACAAGGGACTGGCGGTGATCTTCGGCAACGCGCTGGGGAACAACAACAACGTGAGCCCCGGGCTGGTGACCGACAACGTGGACGCGAACGACCACGCGCACGGGGCGGCGTTTCCGTATCTGGCGCCGCCGAACTGA